ATTGTCTGTTGATCACGATAAAGCGGTAGCCAACGGCGCACGACATTAGCGTTGATACCGTGACTCATCGCAATAGCCGCCACGGAAACACCAGGCTGCTGGCACTCGTGGACGACCTGGGCTTTGAAGGATTTTGAATAGGACTTACGTTCACGCATGGCGATCCTGACATTAAGGGTAATTGCGTCCGCTTAAAATTACGCGGACACAATCACCCTTATTGGCCAAGGTCGGAAGGTGTGTTCGCCGGCCCCTTACCTTCAATTGCCAATGTCGCCTTGACCCACAACCTCAATGCAAACCTCGTCCGTAAATGGATTCGGGTGCATGCGCAGAAAAACCTGGCACTGCAAACTGCCTTCATCCCGGTCAAGACTTCGCCGCCGGTGCCGATGCATCAGGCCCTTCCTGCCACGATCCGAATCGAAGTGCCGCATCCAAAGGTGTAGTCGTGGTGAGTTGGCCAGCAGAAAATGCAGCGGCGTGTTCTGCTTTCCTACGAGACCTGCTGCGATGATCCGCGTCGATTCCATCTGGCTCGCCACCGAGCCCATGGACATGCGCGCCGGCACTGAAACCGCGCTCGTACGAGTCGTGGCGGTGTTCGGTGCGGCGAAGCCGCACTGTGCCTATCTGTTCGCCAACCGCCGCGCCAATCGAATGAAAGTGCTGGTGCATGACGGCGTGGGGATTTGGCTTGCCGCCCGGCGTTTGAATCAAGGACGCTTCTTCTGGCCGGGTGTGCGACACGGCTCCGAAGTTGAGTTGGATGCCGAGCAACTTCAGGCCCTGGTGCTCGGTTTACCTTGGCAGCGCGTCGGTGCAGGCGGAATCATCTCGATGCTTAACATCTGCCATGGCGTGCTTGCCAGCGCAATTGGCCCATCAGTCTATCGTCGCCATCAGCCCTCTCTGGCAAAATCGGCGGCATGACTTTGCATCCAAATCTCGATCAATTAAACCCTGAACAACTGCGTGCCCTGGCGGCGCAGTTGATCCAGCGCGTCGAGACAATGGACAAGCAAATCACTCATCACAAGTCGGTCAACGAGAAACTGGCCCACGAGATCGCGCTGCTCAAACGCTTCAAGCTTGCCAAGCGCAGCGAGCAGTTGAGCCCGGATCAAGCCAGCCTGCTCGACGACTTGATCGATACGGATATCGCCGCTATCGAAGCCGAACTTGAGGCGCTGCAACCGGCACCTGTCGAAGCCAAAGTGCGCCAGCAACCCAAGCGCGCACCGCTGCCACCGCAGTTTCCTCGCACACTGATCCATCACGAACCGGACAACAGCCACTGCCAGTGCGGCTGCGCCCTCAAGCGCATCGGCGAAGATGCCAGCGAAAAGCTCGACTACACGCCCGGCGTATTCACCGTCGAGCGTCACATCCGTGGAAAGTGGGCCTGCGAGCAGTGTGAAACGCTAATCCAGGCGCCGGTACCGGCGCACGTCATCGACAAAGGCGTCCCGACCGCAGGCCTGCTGGCCCACATCATGGTGGCCAAGTTCGCCGACCATCTGCCGCTGTATCGCCAAGAGAAAATCTTCGGCCGCGCCGGGCTGCCCATCGCCCGTTCGACACTGGCGCAGTGGGTGGGTCAAACCGGCGTACAACTGCAACCGCTCGTGGAAGCACTGCGCGAGGCAGTGCTGGCCCAGCGAGTCGTCCATGCCGATGAAACACCCGTGCAGATGCTGGCACCGGGTGAAAAGAAAACGCACCGAGCGTATGTCTGGGCCTACTGCACGACACCATTCTCGGCACTGAAGGCGGTAGTCTACGACTTCAGCCCGAGCCGTGCTGGCGAACATGCGCGCAACTTCCTGGGCACTTGGAACGGCAAGCTGGTCTGCGATGGCTTCGCAGGCTACAAGGCCGGCTTCGAAGGGGGCATCACCGAAATCGGCTGCATGGCCCATGCTCGCCGCAAGTTCTTCGACCTGCATGTGGCGAACAAAAGCCAACTGGCCGAACAGGCGCTGCACTCAATCGGCGGCCTATACGAGGTTGAACGAAAGGCCAAAGAGATGAGCGATGAAGATCGCTGGCGATTACGTCAAGAAATGGCGATTCCTATCGCGGAGAAGTTGCATGAATGGATGCTGGCTCAGCGCGAACTTGTGCCCGAGGGCTCGGCCACAGCCAAGGCTCTGGATTACAGCCTGAAACGCTGGGTAGCGCTGACGCGCTACCTCAATGATGGTGCTGTGCCCATCGACAACAATCGGGTCGAAAATACGATCCGGCCTTGGGCCCTTGGCCGTTCGAATTGGCTCTTCGCCGGATCACTGCGCAGCGGTAAACGAGCGGCGGCAATTATGAGCTTGATTCAATCGGCACGCATGAATGGGCATGATCCGTTCGCGTATCTCAAGGATGTACTGACGCGGTTGCCGACACAGAGGGCCAGTGCAATTGACCAATTACTACCGCATCAATGGGCACAGGGCTCCTAACACGCTATGAGCTACATTCAGTCCGACGCGTCTGAATCTAATGGTGTCGATGGAGGTATTTGCCATGCGGGTTTTTTGTCATCCTGACTGTCGAAAATACGCCGCGCCTTGCGGAAATCCTCAACGTTCTCGACAACCCAAGTCCAGATAGGTGACATGCGGATCAACAGTCCCATACCCAGCGGCGTCAGCTCATACTCGACACGTGGCGGAATCTCACCGAACTCCCGCCGAACCACTAGCCCATCCCGCTCCATGGAGCGTAGCGTCTTGGTTAACATCCGCTGAGTCACCCCAGTCATCTGCCTTTTTATTTCGGCATGGCGCATCGTGCCGTAAACCCCCAGGGCATGCAGAATACCTAACGACCAGCGGCTACCTGCGTGAGCAAGCACTTCTCGTCTGACGCCATCATCGTCTTCTCTAAGCGTTCGGCAAATTGTTTCTGCCTGGCTGAGAGCCTCCTGATCGGTCATTTCATTCTCTGGTATCACAGGTGTGCCTTCTTACGAACGTTGCCTAATCGTGCAAGCATTTGTTCATCTTACAGGCAACAGGTCTCAGGAGAAATCATGACCGAAGTGACCCAGCTTTCCCCCCAATCCATTCTCGTTCTAGGCGCCGGTGAGCTTGGGCTGCCGGTTCTGCGCAATCTTGCGCGAGTAGCAAAGCGCGCGCCCGGCTCCACAATCAGCGTCCTGCTCAGGGATTCGACCATCAACACTCAGGTGCCCGAGAAAAAGGTCGAAATCGATGAGCTTCGAGATCTTGGCATCCAGATGGTGGCCGCAGATCTCGTGAATAATTCAATCGATCAGTTGGCTGAAGTGTTCGCACGGTTCGATACCGTAATAGGCTGCGCAGGCATGGTTGCAGGCCGGGAAACCCCGATGAAGCTGGCTACAGCAGCTCTCAAGTCCGGTGTGAAGCGCTACTTTCCTTGGCAGTTTGGTGTCGACTTCGAGGTAATCGGTCGGGGCAGTCCTCAAGATCTGTTCGATGCTCAGCTTGATGTACGCGAATTGCTTCGCGCCCAGGATAAAACTGAATGGGTAATCATCTCGACGGGTATGTTCACCAGCTTTCTATTCGAGCCAGTATTCGAGGTGGTTGACTTCGAAAACGATACCGTGAACGCGCTAGGCAGTCTTGAGACCAGCGTGACGCTCACGACTCCAGAAGACATTGGTGCGTTGACAGCGGAAATTGTTTTCTTCGAACCTCGCTTCCGCGATCAGATTGTGTACCTCTCGGGAGATACAGTGACGTACGGAGAGGTTGCGAGCCTCCTCGAACGTGTACTGGGTCGCCCGTTCAAACGTAACGTGTGGACTGTTCCGTACTTGCTCCAAGAATTGGAGAGAGACCCAACGCATCACATCAAGAAGTACCGCGCTGTGTTCGCCCAGGGCAGAGGCGTGGCCTGGCCTAAAGCAGGCACTTTCAACGCGCAGCAGTCGACTCAAGTCACGACCGCTGAGGAGTGGGCCCGTGCAAATCTGGCAACCTCATCAGCATAAGGGCAGTAGCTGAACGAACGTTCTCGCGCTCGGAGTTGACCTGCTAAAAAGCTCCTCAGTCTGATAATGGGCGCTGATAACCGAAGCTAAGGCGCGGAGAATGGGTCTGGTAATCCAAGACGACCGAATCTTTATCTTATCCGCACCATCTGCCGAGGTCTGAGGCGTCCCACTTCACTATCTATTGAGTTTTCTAAGCGCGAATTCCGAACCACGGTGACTTAACCAAGCGCTTACTAAAGCCTTGCAAATGAGCGTGGTTTTGAGGAGCACGGGGGAGAATGGTGTGGTCAAGGTGTGTCTGCCGGACGCTTACGAGTTGTCGTAGAAACTGTTGGGATAATACGCCAATAGAGCGCGTGTTTCGCAGTTTGAAAACTGAATGGGTAGCGAGTGTGGGCTACATGACGGCTCACGAAGCGCACCGAGACATCAATCATTACCTGATGCATCGGTACAACTGGATTCGACCGCACCAGTTCAACGATGGGCTGGCCCCGCCTCAGGCCGAGAAAAAACTTAACGTCGTGTCCGGGATTAGTTGACCACTACAATCTCACCCGTTTGAAAGTGCTGTAAGCGCAGCGCTTCTGCTCGCTCGTAGGCCCCCAACAGATTTTTCTCGGCTATGATGATCGAGCAGATCACAAAGAAGCCAGAGCTTCCCGATTTCGACGTATCCAGGTCATGATTGCCAGACTCATCGACGAATGCGAACGTCCTTCCCACGCAACTACTCCATCAGTCAAAGCGCAATGCGCCGCGACTCGCATGTTACCTGAGTTCCAGCCGGCCGCAGCCATATAGTCAGCTAGTCTGGTGGAGGAATTTTTCGGCAACACACGCTGCCTTTTCCTATCGAAAAAGCCTCAGATCGCGGATCGGATAGACGAACTCACGGAAGCATGGGATAGCGGACAGCTCGGCAACGCTAAGAATAAATGAGACGACCACAATGCGCTTCCTTGAAGCTCCGGCGCACCAGACTCCAGGCATTATCAACCAGCGCAAAACGCCTATTCTGGTCAAAAAATTTCGATGTTTTCAACATTTGCATATACATCCAAGCTGACATCGACCGCCCTGTCCAACCTCAGAAGCGCTCCACTTCCCTGCGTTTCTTCGGCATCAGTGCATGCAGTAGAGTCAGCGAAAATCACGATCGCCTTCTGCCCAGTCTTTGAACTGGGGTAGATGATTCCGTCTATCTGAGCTCCATCTCCAGTCCGATACACATGTCGAAAATACTCTGTCACCACTTGGGTGGGCACGTACTCAGCGTGTGCTCTATCACTACGCTCAATTGGCTTGGTGAAATCGTCGATAAAGTTATTCATGAACCGGTAATAGTTACGCAGCTTCTGGAGTGTTGGATCGAAGAGGCTGGGAACAGGAAGCGACTTCGATAGATCCACCACTCTAAGATCTCGAAGAGCAGTGAACTCGCCCGAGGCGACCTTCTTCCCCTTCGCATTGTCAGGCTCGTAAATCTCACGAATGGCTGTATTGAGATCAAATGCACCATAGAACATCGGAATGCCTACTGGGCTCATCCTATTAGGCATATTTGCTCGTTCGGCTGGAGGTGGGCCAAGATCCTTGGCCTGCGTTATCAACTCGTCCTGGTCGACGATCCGAACGCGATAAATTTTTTTCCCGCCCGGAACCGTATCAATAAGACCTAGACTTCCCACAACCCGGCCCAAGGTCTCCAGGATGTCAACCGGGTTCATTTCGTCATGCTGGTCACGATCGTATGCTGGGTTGACCGCCCTGAAAAAGACGAACCGCGCGGTGTGAGTGATGAATTTACTGAAGCTCTGCCAGCCGTAGACCAATATCTTGTGAAGAGGGAGAGAATACGGGTCTTTCTCGCACCATCCGGTGTCATGAATTGACCCGGCAATTGTATCTAGAATCTCTTCTGGGCAATCGGGGCCTACG
This genomic stretch from Pseudomonas orientalis harbors:
- the tnpC gene encoding IS66 family transposase, giving the protein MTLHPNLDQLNPEQLRALAAQLIQRVETMDKQITHHKSVNEKLAHEIALLKRFKLAKRSEQLSPDQASLLDDLIDTDIAAIEAELEALQPAPVEAKVRQQPKRAPLPPQFPRTLIHHEPDNSHCQCGCALKRIGEDASEKLDYTPGVFTVERHIRGKWACEQCETLIQAPVPAHVIDKGVPTAGLLAHIMVAKFADHLPLYRQEKIFGRAGLPIARSTLAQWVGQTGVQLQPLVEALREAVLAQRVVHADETPVQMLAPGEKKTHRAYVWAYCTTPFSALKAVVYDFSPSRAGEHARNFLGTWNGKLVCDGFAGYKAGFEGGITEIGCMAHARRKFFDLHVANKSQLAEQALHSIGGLYEVERKAKEMSDEDRWRLRQEMAIPIAEKLHEWMLAQRELVPEGSATAKALDYSLKRWVALTRYLNDGAVPIDNNRVENTIRPWALGRSNWLFAGSLRSGKRAAAIMSLIQSARMNGHDPFAYLKDVLTRLPTQRASAIDQLLPHQWAQGS
- the tnpB gene encoding IS66 family insertion sequence element accessory protein TnpB (TnpB, as the term is used for proteins encoded by IS66 family insertion elements, is considered an accessory protein, since TnpC, encoded by a neighboring gene, is a DDE family transposase.); amino-acid sequence: MIRVDSIWLATEPMDMRAGTETALVRVVAVFGAAKPHCAYLFANRRANRMKVLVHDGVGIWLAARRLNQGRFFWPGVRHGSEVELDAEQLQALVLGLPWQRVGAGGIISMLNICHGVLASAIGPSVYRRHQPSLAKSAA
- a CDS encoding aromatic alcohol reductase, which gives rise to MTEVTQLSPQSILVLGAGELGLPVLRNLARVAKRAPGSTISVLLRDSTINTQVPEKKVEIDELRDLGIQMVAADLVNNSIDQLAEVFARFDTVIGCAGMVAGRETPMKLATAALKSGVKRYFPWQFGVDFEVIGRGSPQDLFDAQLDVRELLRAQDKTEWVIISTGMFTSFLFEPVFEVVDFENDTVNALGSLETSVTLTTPEDIGALTAEIVFFEPRFRDQIVYLSGDTVTYGEVASLLERVLGRPFKRNVWTVPYLLQELERDPTHHIKKYRAVFAQGRGVAWPKAGTFNAQQSTQVTTAEEWARANLATSSA
- a CDS encoding winged helix-turn-helix transcriptional regulator produces the protein MTDQEALSQAETICRTLREDDDGVRREVLAHAGSRWSLGILHALGVYGTMRHAEIKRQMTGVTQRMLTKTLRSMERDGLVVRREFGEIPPRVEYELTPLGMGLLIRMSPIWTWVVENVEDFRKARRIFDSQDDKKPAWQIPPSTPLDSDASD
- a CDS encoding DUF3800 domain-containing protein, coding for MGRTFAFVDESGNHDLDTSKSGSSGFFVICSIIIAEKNLLGAYERAEALRLQHFQTGEIVVVN
- the tnpA gene encoding IS66-like element accessory protein TnpA yields the protein MRERKSYSKSFKAQVVHECQQPGVSVAAIAMSHGINANVVRRWLPLYRDQQTIALPAFIPLKVEPQRKTEALAIIELPLGQQTLTVKWPTSDPEGCARFIRGLAQ
- a CDS encoding HEPN-associated N-terminal domain-containing protein, encoding MGRVQRMREEEMERGYSSVEDTYVCERCIQDAGLKKFVRRHRSPGTCSYCDRSVKVSAMDNVIEHVVNSLCLEWGDPANEGLPYETREGGWQGNVYNIYELLYDVGPDCPEEILDTIAGSIHDTGWCEKDPYSLPLHKILVYGWQSFSKFITHTARFVFFRAVNPAYDRDQHDEMNPVDILETLGRVVGSLGLIDTVPGGKKIYRVRIVDQDELITQAKDLGPPPAERANMPNRMSPVGIPMFYGAFDLNTAIREIYEPDNAKGKKVASGEFTALRDLRVVDLSKSLPVPSLFDPTLQKLRNYYRFMNNFIDDFTKPIERSDRAHAEYVPTQVVTEYFRHVYRTGDGAQIDGIIYPSSKTGQKAIVIFADSTACTDAEETQGSGALLRLDRAVDVSLDVYANVENIEIF